Proteins encoded in a region of the Pseudomonas sp. GOM7 genome:
- a CDS encoding LysR substrate-binding domain-containing protein codes for MSQHREMQVFLAVAEAGSLAAAARALQLSQATVMRTLNALEQRLGSRLLRRGPRGVQLSPLGARFASHCQRILQRLEEAERSVTGLHARPAGQLTLALPLLMTHQVLMPIAVDYLAAFPEVSLATLAREELPRLLEEGIDLAVVVGHLPSSSGFAIPLGQVRPLVCAAPAYLERCGRPASPDELSAHRTIATSSTGHGGEWRFAGSVVKLAPRLICNTPQAAIRAALAGFGLTRCLSYEAHQELHSGQLLRVLEAFADAPVPVQLHYREGRRAAARVRSFLDFAVPRLRAHPAFQV; via the coding sequence ATGAGCCAGCACCGGGAGATGCAGGTGTTTCTCGCCGTGGCCGAGGCAGGTAGCCTGGCCGCTGCGGCCAGGGCACTGCAACTGTCGCAGGCCACGGTGATGCGCACCCTGAATGCCCTGGAGCAGCGCCTGGGCAGCAGGCTGTTGCGGCGCGGGCCACGGGGCGTCCAGCTAAGCCCGCTGGGCGCGCGCTTCGCCAGCCATTGCCAGCGCATCCTGCAGCGCCTGGAGGAGGCCGAGCGCTCGGTGACCGGGCTGCACGCCAGGCCCGCCGGACAACTGACCCTGGCCTTGCCGCTGCTGATGACGCACCAGGTGCTCATGCCTATCGCCGTCGACTACCTGGCGGCTTTCCCCGAGGTGAGCCTGGCCACCTTGGCGCGCGAAGAACTGCCCAGGTTGCTGGAGGAGGGCATCGACCTGGCGGTGGTGGTCGGTCATCTGCCCAGTTCGTCCGGTTTCGCCATACCGCTGGGGCAGGTACGGCCGCTGGTCTGCGCGGCGCCAGCCTACCTGGAACGCTGCGGCCGGCCCGCCAGCCCGGATGAGTTGTCGGCCCACCGTACCATTGCCACATCATCGACCGGCCATGGCGGCGAGTGGCGTTTCGCGGGCTCGGTGGTAAAGCTCGCGCCGCGGCTGATCTGCAACACGCCGCAGGCGGCCATCCGTGCGGCGCTGGCCGGCTTCGGCCTGACCCGCTGCCTGAGCTACGAGGCCCATCAGGAGTTGCACAGCGGGCAATTGCTGAGAGTGCTGGAAGCCTTCGCCGATGCGCCCGTGCCGGTGCAGCTCCATTACCGCGAGGGGCGCCGGGCGGCGGCGCGGGTACGCAGTTTCCTCGATTTCGCCGTGCCGCGCCTGCGCGCTCACCCGGCCTTTCAGGTCTGA
- a CDS encoding LysR family transcriptional regulator, with protein MDRFQEMRVLLAVTEAESFAGGAKRLGISPPSVTRAVAALEARLGTLLLARSTRSLRLTEAGQLYVEDCRRILLELEEAEELVAGGNVRPRGRLSVTAPLMFGELFLIPRIAQYLDRYPEVEVNALLVDRVVNMLEEGIDVAVRIGSLPEGDHTAQQVGQIRPVVCASPAFLDRVGRPCHPHELRAAPIVMSTASGLLSHWQFVGADGAFGFTPAPRFTVSSNQAAISAARLGWGYTRVLSYQVAAAVARGEIELVLEAFEPPALPVHIIHQGGRQVAAKVRTFVDLCAASFRADPALRAAGAAPAA; from the coding sequence ATGGACAGGTTTCAGGAAATGAGGGTGCTGCTGGCGGTGACCGAAGCCGAGAGCTTCGCAGGGGGCGCCAAGCGGCTGGGGATCTCGCCGCCCAGTGTGACCCGCGCTGTGGCGGCGCTGGAGGCGCGCCTCGGCACCCTGTTGCTGGCCCGTAGCACGCGCAGCCTGCGTCTGACCGAAGCCGGCCAGCTCTATGTCGAGGACTGCCGACGTATCCTGCTGGAGCTGGAGGAGGCCGAGGAACTGGTCGCGGGTGGCAACGTGCGGCCGCGCGGCCGGCTGAGCGTGACCGCACCGCTGATGTTCGGCGAGCTGTTCCTGATTCCGCGTATTGCCCAATACCTCGACAGGTACCCGGAGGTGGAGGTCAATGCGTTGCTGGTCGATCGTGTGGTGAACATGCTGGAGGAGGGCATCGATGTCGCCGTGCGCATCGGTTCATTGCCCGAGGGCGATCATACGGCACAGCAGGTTGGGCAGATTCGCCCGGTGGTCTGTGCTTCGCCAGCCTTTCTCGACCGCGTAGGGCGCCCGTGCCATCCACATGAGCTGCGCGCTGCGCCCATCGTCATGTCCACTGCCAGTGGTCTGCTCAGCCACTGGCAGTTCGTCGGCGCCGATGGTGCGTTCGGCTTCACCCCCGCACCGCGCTTCACCGTCAGCTCTAACCAGGCGGCGATCAGTGCCGCGCGCCTGGGTTGGGGCTATACCCGCGTGCTGTCCTACCAGGTGGCTGCCGCGGTGGCCCGTGGTGAGATCGAGCTGGTGCTCGAAGCCTTCGAGCCTCCAGCCTTGCCGGTGCACATCATTCATCAGGGCGGGCGCCAGGTAGCGGCCAAGGTGCGCACCTTCGTCGACCTCTGCGCGGCGAGCTTTCGTGCCGACCCGGCCCTGCGCGCAGCCGGGGCAGCGCCTGCCGCATGA
- a CDS encoding DUF2288 domain-containing protein, with amino-acid sequence MTEHTSTLYAKLLGETAAITWQELQPFFARGALLWVEGGQDLVAVAEAVASNDQVRVAQWMAQGVLGKLEDGQAEDLLSRDPQLWAVVVAPWVLVQERASSVSLH; translated from the coding sequence ATGACGGAACACACTAGCACCCTCTATGCCAAGCTGCTTGGCGAAACCGCCGCCATCACCTGGCAGGAGCTGCAACCCTTCTTCGCCCGTGGCGCATTGCTCTGGGTCGAAGGCGGGCAGGATCTGGTGGCAGTGGCCGAGGCCGTGGCCAGTAATGACCAGGTCAGGGTCGCGCAGTGGATGGCGCAGGGCGTGCTGGGCAAGCTCGAAGATGGCCAGGCTGAGGATCTGTTGTCGCGTGACCCGCAGCTCTGGGCCGTGGTGGTGGCGCCCTGGGTGCTGGTTCAGGAAAGAGCATCGAGCGTTTCGTTGCACTGA
- a CDS encoding glutathione S-transferase family protein codes for MSRPAIKLYNFPRSGHAHRAELMLSLLQLPTELIFVDLAKGEQKTPQFLALNSFGQVPVIDDGGTIVSDSNAILVYLAKRYGNDDWLPQEPAAAARVQRWLSVAAGPVAFGPAAARLVTVFGYSFNTEEVIGRAHVLFAVMEGELSASPFLVGDKPSIADVANYSYIAHAPEGNVSLEPYPNIRAWLARIEALPGFVPMPRTAAGLQA; via the coding sequence ATGTCCCGTCCCGCCATCAAGCTGTACAACTTTCCTCGCTCCGGCCACGCTCACCGCGCCGAGCTGATGCTGTCACTGTTGCAACTGCCCACCGAGCTGATCTTCGTCGACCTGGCCAAGGGTGAGCAGAAGACACCGCAGTTCCTCGCCCTCAACTCCTTCGGTCAGGTGCCGGTGATCGACGATGGCGGCACCATCGTCAGCGATTCCAACGCCATCCTGGTCTACCTGGCCAAGCGCTACGGCAACGACGACTGGCTACCGCAGGAGCCGGCCGCCGCCGCCCGTGTGCAGCGCTGGTTGTCGGTTGCCGCCGGGCCTGTGGCCTTCGGCCCGGCTGCGGCGCGGCTTGTCACCGTGTTCGGCTACTCGTTCAACACCGAGGAAGTGATCGGCCGCGCCCATGTGCTGTTCGCCGTGATGGAGGGCGAGCTGAGCGCCAGCCCCTTCCTTGTCGGCGACAAGCCGAGCATCGCCGATGTCGCCAACTACTCGTACATCGCCCACGCGCCGGAGGGCAACGTCTCGCTCGAACCCTATCCGAACATCCGCGCCTGGCTGGCACGCATCGAGGCGCTACCGGGGTTCGTGCCCATGCCGCGTACGGCCGCTGGTCTGCAAGCCTGA
- a CDS encoding DUF5064 family protein: protein MYEPGHLHRDNLPGLPGQPEYSIDFYYEVRQDAKEGPMLHGRLVGEIEGKPFEETFEMHRDTAFNFASVISRLVAKHGLPPNHSPIMREHKEYDAIFEDIRAKLHAKPGESVNFDHLEEDGF, encoded by the coding sequence ATGTACGAGCCCGGTCATTTGCATCGTGACAACCTGCCAGGCCTCCCGGGGCAGCCCGAGTACAGCATCGACTTCTATTACGAGGTGCGCCAGGACGCCAAGGAGGGCCCCATGCTGCATGGGCGGCTCGTCGGTGAGATCGAGGGCAAGCCGTTCGAGGAGACCTTCGAGATGCATCGCGACACCGCCTTCAATTTCGCCAGCGTGATCTCGCGCTTGGTCGCCAAGCACGGCCTGCCTCCCAACCACAGCCCGATCATGCGCGAGCACAAGGAGTATGACGCGATCTTCGAGGACATTCGCGCCAAGCTGCACGCCAAGCCTGGAGAGTCGGTGAATTTCGACCACCTGGAAGAGGATGGCTTCTGA